GTTTAGAGGCATTCATCACCATCTCAAGTGACGCCGTCGCAGGGATAAAAACACCTTTTGCGTTTAAAGAAGCGGTGGTGTCGATGGTGCTGTTAAAATCATAGGCAATAGGGCTATTTTGATCGTGCGTAATATTTTGAGCGATCAGTTTCAAAGGTGCCAAGTGGATAGGTGTACTTTTGACATTTTTGTCTGTAACATCGATGGTTGCTTCATTGATTTCGAACGTTTTGAGTGCAAATTTCCACTCATTTTTAGTTTCTTGCGCGGCAGGTGTTGGTGTCTTGGGTTGCGTTGGTACACTTTTCGGCGTAAACAGACGTACTAAATTCACCGCATACTCTTTTTCCAATTGTACATCCACAAAAGGTTTGGAAAGAATGGCTTTTTCGATGCTGATGTTGGACGTTTGCAGGTCAAAATCAATCGTTTCAAGTTTGAGAGAAGGCACGTCAACGACTGTTTTTTGCTCCGTATCGACGAAGCGAATATTTTCCAGTAAAGCAGATGCTTTTTCTAAAGATACCAGCGGTTTTTCTTTGCTCAAATCGATGGAAAAAGGAACTTTAAGCGAGAGTTCGCCTTGGGTAAGGGTTGCTGGAATGTTGGGTACTGCGTATCGCCAAAAGTTTGAAAGGGGAAGATGTGAAATGCCCAGTTCCCCGTAAAATTTAAGGGGTTCAAACGAAGCGCTACTGGCTAGCGTTATTTTTTCTTCATTTTTTAACATCACTTTGAGTGCGTGAATGCTCAGGTCATCTTTGTAAAAACTAAGATTGTTGACCGCATAATTGATAGGGCCAATTTCGAGTTTAAACGGTTCACTAGGGCGTTCATCGCTAAAGTTTGTTTTCGCATTTTGGATTTCAACATGCTCAATGATAAAAGGCATGGTAAGGCTCGTATCTGTCGTTGCATTACTCTCTCTTGAAGGGTTTGTTGGAAAAAGACTCAGAAGTGTCAGATTCCCTTTTGGATCAATTTTAAGGTCCACAAAGGGTTGCTCAAGCAGAAGTGATTTGACAAAAAACTCTTTCTTGAAAAGATAGGTTGGATCGTAATTGATGTAAAGATGCTCCAGCGTTGCAACGTCGTTTCCTGCTGTATCGTGCAGTGCAAAATGGTTTACATGTAACTCAAACGTGAAAGGGTTAAAGAGTACTTTTTCCATGGAAACCAAGAGATGAAGTTTCTCTTGCAAAAGAGACGGCATTTGGGTACGTATCCACCATGGAAGGATCACAAAACCACTCAACGTATAGAGTAAAGGAAGAAAAATCAACCAGAACAGTAGATTTTTGAGACACTTTTTGATCATAGTATCCTCCTTCTGTGAGTAAATTTATTATACAACAAAATACAAAATTCTATTTAAAAGCACTATTAGTTTTATGAGGCAGGAAAGGTTATATGTTACCTATGTTATACTTTTACAAAATTAAATCTAATAAAGAAATGCCATGCTCGTTCATATTTGCTGCTCTGTTGATAGCCACTTTTTTCTACAAAAACTCCAAAACGCTTATCCCAAAGAGAGACTTATTGGCTTTTTTTACGATCCTAATATTCATCCTTTTAGTGAGTATGAACTCAGGCTCCTTGATGTCAAACGCAGTTGTGCGAAACTGGGCATTCCTTTACATGTAGGAGCCTACAATTACGAAGGGTGGCTAGAAGCGGTTCGAGGCTTAGAAGGTGAGCCTGAAAAAGGCAAACGTTGTCAAGTCTGTTTTGATAACCGGTTAGAAGCCAGTGCGCAAAAAACGCTGGAAATAGGTGAAAAAATCCTAACAACGACTTTACTAACAAGCCCTAAAAAATCACTCGATCAGTTAGGAAACGCATTGCGTTTGATTGCCGATCGGTACCATCTTGAAATCGCCGTACCTGATTTTAGAAAAGGTGGTGGGACGCAAGAGCAGTTTGCCCTTGCCAAAGAGGCGATGTTGTACCATCAAGATTATTGCGGGTGTATTTTTGCACTCAGTGTTCAACGAGAGCAACAACAGCGCTTTGCCGATGAATTAAGCTCT
Above is a genomic segment from Sulfurospirillum halorespirans DSM 13726 containing:
- a CDS encoding epoxyqueuosine reductase QueH, which gives rise to MLVHICCSVDSHFFLQKLQNAYPKERLIGFFYDPNIHPFSEYELRLLDVKRSCAKLGIPLHVGAYNYEGWLEAVRGLEGEPEKGKRCQVCFDNRLEASAQKTLEIGEKILTTTLLTSPKKSLDQLGNALRLIADRYHLEIAVPDFRKGGGTQEQFALAKEAMLYHQDYCGCIFALSVQREQQQRFADELSSPLRPQILPSSIEARTVLYENVMELEAQKTPFKLVREKFLNYRLLRAWVKKSNQDVVPSYVLFYSTCKKEKIKANIEFINEGVGFFSKEEARFIALKTFNVVANTHYASVKEMLQNPPTVEIEMTFRNAIMKLSFASLTPLIVLDEVNVGAYELFLQSKTYHDIRENLVLIS